In the Deinococcus roseus genome, CGGTACTTCATCTCGTAAGATTCATGCCAGTAAGAGGTGCCCAGGATCAGCAAATCCAGGTTCATCATGTGGGTCTGCTCGGTTTCTTCGGGGATGTTGATGCTGTCGGGGCAGTACACCCAGCAGAAATCGGGCTTTTCAAAACGGTAGGCATAACTGAAACCATTTGCCCCGTGGGGCACTTTAAAAGCAGACACCTGATACCCTGCCAGCATCAGTTCAGAAGTCACAGGTTTGAGCCAGTCCTGCAACTTCACGTAAGCAAAGCGGGCTTTGACCATTGGGATGACTTCTTCGGAGGCGTACATGGGCAAATCGTTACTGCCGTAGTACATGAAGTCCAGCAAATCCCCAAGGCCCAGCACATGGTCGTTGTGGGCATGGGTGATCAAGAGGCCGTCCACTTTTCTGAGGTCTTCCCGCAAAGCCTGGGTCTGGAAATCCGGTCCAATGTCGATCAGTACATTCTGAGAAGTTGAACCAGCATCTTCCTGAATCAGCAGGCTGGAGCGGGTTCTGCGGTTCTGACCGGTGCTTCTGGCCTCCTCGCAGACCGCACAATCACAATAAAAACGGGGCACCCCTCTGGAATCGGAAGTTCCCATGAAAACCAGTTGTGGCATTTGAATGCTCCTCCCAGCACAAAGGAGGGCATGTGCTGGCCCTCCTGCACGTTTAACAGAGATCAAACCTTCAGGAGTTCACGGGTGGCTTCTTCCAGGCTGCCGCTTCCTGACAGGCTGGATCCCACCAGCACGGCATCTGCAATTCCTCGAATTTCTGCCAGTTGCTCTGGAGTGGAGTAACCGCTCTCGGCAATCAGCACCCCTTCAAACCCTGCAGCTCTGGCTTTTGCAATCAGTCTGGGGGAAACCTCCAGATCGATCTTCAGGGTGGTGAGGTCGCGGTTGTTCACCCCGATGATTTTGCAACCTGCAGCCAGGGCGATGTCCAGTTCTTCAGCAGTGTGCACTTCCACCAGGGCATCCAGACCACAGTGGTGGGTGTACTCCAGGTACTCCCCGATCAGATCTCCCAGCACGGAAACCATCAAAAGGACGGCACTGGCTCCCCATTCACGGGCCTCTTCAATCATCCTGGGGTGCAGCACGAAATCCTTGCGCAGCACTGGAATCTCCACTTTTGCCACCACGGCTTTGAGAAAATCCGGGGAACCTTTGAAGTAACGCTCCTCGGTCAGGACGCTGATGGCACTGGCTCCACCCCGTTGATATGACAGGGCAGCATCCACAGGGTCCAGTTCAGCGATGGCCCCCAGAGAAGGACTGGCCTGCTTGACCTCAGCAATCAGGGCCAGAGGCTGGCTTCTGAGGGCAGTTTCAAAACGGCAGGATTTTTCCTGCTGTGGAAAATCGGTGGTGATGGGAAGCTGGTAATCCTGAGCCCGCAGGGTGCAGATCTCTCCCAGCACACCAGGGACTCGGGTAAGGTCGGGTAAACGCATGAAAGCATTCTACCGACTTGGCTGGTCACAGAAAGAAAGTCGTTTAACGAACCTTGACCCTTGGCTGGCTGTAAGCCTTCTCACCCTTCAACAGTCAAAATGCTCACTAACATGAAAGACATGCAGAATGTGCTGATCATTGAAAACAAAAAAGCAGGTCGGGGGAACCACCACCTTCACGAATTCCGGGATTTGTTGATCGAAAAAGGGATCAATGTGGTGGAACGGGAACTCAGCCGGGAAACCACCCCCGAAGCCCTCACCGCAGACACCGACAACTTTCAAGCGGTGGTGGCTGCCGGAGGGGACGGCACCATCAGCTGTGTGGCCCATGCTCTATCGGGAAAAGACATCCCCCTGCTCACCTTCCCTGCAGGGACCGCCAACCTGATTGCAGTCAATCTGGGCATTCAGGACAATGCAGAAACGCTGTATGACCTGCTGGAAAACGGAGAATCCTCCCGAATTGACCTTGCAGAGCTGGTGGTGGGCACCAAGCAATATGGCTTTACCATGCTGGCCGGAGTCGGTCTGGATGCAGAGATGATCCACGCCAGCGAGGAACTCAAACCCACCCTGGGTGTGGCAGCTTATGTGGTCGCCATGCTCAAAAAAATTGCAGTCCCAGAGGCCGACATCACCCTGGAAATGGACGGGAAAACCGTCAAGACCCGGGGCATGAGCGTGATGATCGCCAATTTTGGCATGGCCACCTTCGGCATTCCCATCACAGAAGGCATCGATCCCAGCGATGGCCTGTTCACCATCATCGTGCTGAAAGGCAACACCCCTCTGGCCCTGGTGCCCAGCATCATCGAGAGCATCAAGGCCCACCTCAAGGTGGGAAAAGTGGATTATGGAGACCGCATCGAGGTCTACCACTGCAAGGAAATCACCATCCACACCGACCCCACCCTTCCCGTGCAATATGACGGTGAGGTGGTGGAGGACGCCTGCACCCCCATTCATGCCCGTGTGCTGCCAAGAGCCGTCAGGATGATCCGGGCAAGGGAGAAAGAGGAACTGGCGACTTAGAGGCCGAGAGCCGAGGGCAAATCTGTAAAACTTTAGCTGGCGCTTCTGAATCTGACATTTGGCTGAAGCTTTTGCATTTCAAGGGCTTGGCCCTCGGCAAAAACACCTCCCTGCACGAAATTTTCGACCCTGCCTTCCTGCCCTGTGCTGTCCAGCCGTGTTAAACTCTTCTGGATATGGTGT is a window encoding:
- a CDS encoding MBL fold metallo-hydrolase, yielding MPQLVFMGTSDSRGVPRFYCDCAVCEEARSTGQNRRTRSSLLIQEDAGSTSQNVLIDIGPDFQTQALREDLRKVDGLLITHAHNDHVLGLGDLLDFMYYGSNDLPMYASEEVIPMVKARFAYVKLQDWLKPVTSELMLAGYQVSAFKVPHGANGFSYAYRFEKPDFCWVYCPDSINIPEETEQTHMMNLDLLILGTSYWHESYEMKYRSVYDVQEALALPSVQSAKQVIFTHMSHDIDARRVLNGETRLPEKVRLASDGLRVWVS
- the trpC gene encoding indole-3-glycerol phosphate synthase TrpC — protein: MRLPDLTRVPGVLGEICTLRAQDYQLPITTDFPQQEKSCRFETALRSQPLALIAEVKQASPSLGAIAELDPVDAALSYQRGGASAISVLTEERYFKGSPDFLKAVVAKVEIPVLRKDFVLHPRMIEEAREWGASAVLLMVSVLGDLIGEYLEYTHHCGLDALVEVHTAEELDIALAAGCKIIGVNNRDLTTLKIDLEVSPRLIAKARAAGFEGVLIAESGYSTPEQLAEIRGIADAVLVGSSLSGSGSLEEATRELLKV
- a CDS encoding diacylglycerol/lipid kinase family protein, with translation MKDMQNVLIIENKKAGRGNHHLHEFRDLLIEKGINVVERELSRETTPEALTADTDNFQAVVAAGGDGTISCVAHALSGKDIPLLTFPAGTANLIAVNLGIQDNAETLYDLLENGESSRIDLAELVVGTKQYGFTMLAGVGLDAEMIHASEELKPTLGVAAYVVAMLKKIAVPEADITLEMDGKTVKTRGMSVMIANFGMATFGIPITEGIDPSDGLFTIIVLKGNTPLALVPSIIESIKAHLKVGKVDYGDRIEVYHCKEITIHTDPTLPVQYDGEVVEDACTPIHARVLPRAVRMIRAREKEELAT